The following proteins are co-located in the Echinicola sp. 20G genome:
- a CDS encoding two-component regulator propeller domain-containing protein, with amino-acid sequence MEEVEKLAMNKNNQESFKLMKKFILNGLGKNFTINPIPLTKYIQYILIFCFLTFAWIFPVFAQDQINNFRHISTSDGFSLNAVNSIDQDQKGMIWFGTRNGLMRYDGKELKVMRREKGSPEQFRVNDIYSIHVDSSKGIWMGTKSGLSLFNPKNNLSKDFEEETLSKLAVSSRFVHDILRVNDHEVWIATKNGINIYDENKKEIRYYLHDEARPTTINSSFVTCLFKSSNGDIWIGTRSGLNKLEGRIGDKVNFKSFKLSRDENKIQFQNYVSCIKEDHMGNLWVGTHNGLFYFNTEKEEIEQFGNKKGQELTNDIIQDITIDYHQRLWVGTYDGLNVIDNNHKLIRKMKHDPKKNNGLTGNDIRALFTDNQGGIWIATYYGGVNYWDDNQLNFELIEERNGTQLGYNVVSCLEEVNGQEVYIGTEGAGLSVLDLSTEKFRNINKLGKGNFIGSVKDIVFDDTYKLWIGTFNRGLIYLDTESLKFKEFRGGNSDRTNSLSTDQLLSLAKSSDGKLWIGTLNQGLDLFDVESNEFRNFNAGSNKPNITSNNVRSLLLSQEGDLFVGTGEGLCVLRKSNYENNTFEFDFFEMENGGEDRLYIHDIFQDSRGNVWLAVQNYGLFRINSDKIIPVSLNGISSIFAISEDHDGKLWLSSEEGILSYDPNSGNQRIYNRNDGVQANEFNRGAKLYSSDGRMFFGGASGIVSFYPKNLATENKYAPNVVLTGFSLSDYQLEVNDSTEILKKSIEYTDEVTLDYDQNIFTINFSMPNFSNADKNTFLYRLKGLDDNWVRTTNNFVSFTIQRGGDYVFEVKGINSDGVETQNPTILEIEVKSAPWLTIWAYIVYITLFLLALTVFIYFFKSRLRLQHKLELETQEFINQQDLNQQKLQFFTNISHEFRTPLTLISGPLEKLIIEYKGPSSVFRQLQVIKRNTDQLFKLINELMDFRKLESKQMKLQAAEGDIVKFANEIYLSFSQQAKLNKLRYSFKSQHEEINVFFDRDKLEKVLYNLISNAFKYTPSKGKIEVAVSESAEKVIIAVKDNGIGISAEHLEKIFDRFYEIPKQKNPSKFRYGSGIGLAIAKNVMDLHKGELKVESEEGKGSKFVMELRLGKEHLEDDEIIVSFKNSEDISLYRKSVDLDQVDENANIFLGQYESLEKEANILIVDDNQDICQFIYNSLKERYKVSIAENGALGYQKALSEQPDLIISDVMMPVMDGIEFCEKVKSDIRTSHIPFILLTARTSLVYKYNGLESGADEYLSKPFELKELLLKCKNIINTQKKLKEKIVESGEFQPSEAAVNSRDEEMMNGAIQIIKNNLKNEFFDIQTLCEELGVSRSLLFTKFKAWTNQTPNDFILGIKMKKAASIIEKGNINVSEVGYQIGFKNPNYFSKAFKKYHGLSPKAYAQKFKESLGI; translated from the coding sequence GTGGAAGAGGTCGAGAAATTAGCAATGAACAAAAATAACCAAGAGAGTTTTAAATTAATGAAGAAGTTTATATTAAATGGATTGGGAAAAAATTTTACTATTAACCCTATTCCTTTAACTAAGTACATCCAATATATTTTAATATTTTGCTTTTTAACTTTTGCTTGGATTTTTCCAGTATTTGCCCAAGACCAGATAAATAATTTTCGTCATATTTCAACATCTGATGGCTTCTCGTTGAATGCCGTTAATTCCATTGACCAAGATCAAAAGGGAATGATCTGGTTTGGGACACGTAATGGATTAATGAGGTATGATGGAAAGGAACTAAAGGTGATGAGGAGGGAAAAAGGCAGTCCCGAACAATTTCGGGTCAATGATATTTATTCAATACATGTTGATAGCTCCAAGGGGATTTGGATGGGAACTAAAAGTGGTTTGAGTCTTTTTAACCCAAAAAATAATTTATCAAAGGACTTTGAGGAGGAAACTCTTTCCAAACTAGCTGTCTCCTCAAGATTCGTTCATGATATTTTAAGGGTAAATGACCATGAGGTGTGGATTGCCACTAAAAACGGAATTAATATCTATGATGAAAATAAAAAGGAGATTAGGTATTACCTACATGATGAGGCCAGGCCCACAACAATTAACTCAAGCTTTGTTACCTGTCTGTTCAAGTCTAGTAATGGCGATATATGGATTGGGACAAGGTCTGGGCTTAATAAATTAGAGGGAAGGATTGGAGATAAAGTTAATTTTAAATCCTTCAAGTTGAGTAGAGATGAGAATAAAATCCAGTTCCAGAATTATGTTTCATGCATAAAGGAAGACCATATGGGAAACTTATGGGTAGGTACACATAATGGATTGTTCTATTTTAATACAGAAAAAGAGGAAATTGAGCAATTTGGGAATAAAAAAGGACAAGAATTAACCAATGATATAATTCAAGATATTACTATAGATTATCATCAAAGGCTTTGGGTGGGAACCTATGACGGTTTGAACGTCATAGACAATAACCATAAACTCATTCGAAAGATGAAACATGATCCCAAAAAAAACAACGGGTTGACAGGTAATGATATTCGTGCCTTGTTTACTGATAACCAAGGTGGAATCTGGATAGCTACTTACTATGGTGGTGTCAATTATTGGGATGATAACCAATTGAATTTTGAATTAATTGAAGAACGAAATGGTACGCAACTAGGCTACAATGTGGTTAGCTGCTTGGAAGAGGTAAATGGACAGGAAGTTTATATCGGAACAGAGGGAGCAGGGTTAAGTGTTTTGGACCTATCTACAGAAAAGTTCCGAAATATTAATAAATTAGGTAAAGGTAACTTTATTGGATCTGTTAAAGATATTGTATTTGATGATACATACAAGCTTTGGATTGGGACATTCAACAGGGGATTAATATATCTTGATACCGAAAGTCTAAAATTTAAAGAATTTAGAGGGGGGAATTCAGATAGAACTAATTCACTTTCCACTGACCAACTTTTATCATTGGCAAAATCATCAGACGGAAAATTATGGATCGGTACTTTAAATCAAGGATTAGATCTTTTTGACGTAGAATCGAATGAATTTAGAAACTTTAATGCAGGAAGTAACAAGCCCAATATAACTAGTAATAATGTTAGGTCTCTGTTGCTTAGTCAAGAAGGTGATTTGTTCGTTGGAACAGGGGAAGGATTATGTGTTTTAAGGAAGTCAAATTATGAAAATAATACATTTGAGTTTGATTTTTTTGAAATGGAAAATGGTGGTGAAGATAGGTTATATATTCATGATATTTTTCAAGATTCTCGGGGGAACGTTTGGCTGGCAGTTCAAAACTACGGCCTGTTTAGAATAAACAGTGATAAAATAATACCGGTTAGCCTAAATGGTATTAGTAGCATATTTGCTATATCTGAAGATCATGATGGAAAACTATGGTTAAGCTCTGAAGAAGGGATCCTCTCATATGACCCAAATTCTGGCAACCAGAGAATTTATAACAGGAATGATGGTGTGCAAGCAAATGAATTTAATAGGGGAGCAAAACTATATTCGTCTGATGGAAGGATGTTTTTTGGAGGTGCATCAGGTATCGTTTCTTTTTATCCTAAAAACCTAGCAACGGAAAATAAGTATGCTCCCAACGTGGTATTGACGGGATTTAGTTTGTCTGATTACCAGTTGGAAGTGAATGATAGCACCGAAATCTTAAAAAAATCAATTGAGTATACAGACGAAGTTACTTTGGATTATGACCAAAATATCTTTACAATTAATTTTTCAATGCCAAATTTTAGTAATGCCGATAAGAACACCTTTCTTTATCGATTAAAAGGTTTGGATGATAACTGGGTACGCACGACAAATAATTTTGTGTCATTTACGATTCAGCGTGGTGGAGATTATGTATTTGAGGTAAAGGGGATCAATAGCGATGGAGTTGAAACTCAAAATCCCACTATACTTGAAATTGAAGTAAAAAGTGCTCCATGGCTAACAATATGGGCTTACATAGTATACATCACACTTTTTCTATTAGCGTTGACCGTTTTTATTTATTTCTTCAAGTCAAGATTAAGACTGCAACATAAGCTTGAACTTGAAACTCAGGAATTCATTAACCAACAGGATTTAAACCAACAAAAACTTCAATTTTTTACCAACATATCCCACGAGTTTAGAACTCCATTGACTTTGATTTCTGGGCCTTTGGAAAAACTAATTATCGAATATAAAGGACCGAGTTCTGTCTTTAGACAACTTCAGGTGATCAAAAGAAATACAGATCAACTTTTTAAGCTAATAAATGAACTAATGGATTTCCGTAAATTAGAAAGTAAACAGATGAAACTTCAAGCTGCGGAAGGAGATATCGTGAAATTTGCAAATGAAATATACCTTTCATTTTCTCAACAAGCAAAACTAAATAAATTAAGATATTCTTTTAAATCTCAACATGAGGAGATAAACGTTTTTTTTGATAGAGACAAACTGGAAAAAGTATTGTATAATCTTATTTCCAATGCATTTAAATATACGCCATCAAAAGGGAAGATTGAGGTTGCTGTATCAGAAAGTGCTGAAAAGGTTATAATTGCAGTAAAAGATAATGGCATAGGAATTTCTGCAGAACATTTAGAAAAAATTTTTGATAGATTTTATGAAATTCCAAAACAAAAAAATCCAAGTAAATTTAGGTATGGATCGGGAATAGGTTTAGCAATCGCCAAAAACGTTATGGACTTACATAAGGGAGAGCTCAAGGTTGAAAGCGAGGAGGGAAAAGGAAGTAAATTTGTAATGGAATTGAGGTTGGGGAAAGAGCACTTGGAGGATGATGAAATTATTGTCTCTTTTAAGAATAGCGAGGATATTAGCCTATATAGAAAATCGGTTGACTTGGATCAAGTCGATGAAAATGCAAATATATTCTTAGGGCAATATGAAAGTTTAGAAAAAGAAGCAAATATACTTATCGTTGATGATAACCAAGATATTTGCCAATTTATATATAATTCCTTGAAAGAACGTTATAAAGTATCCATAGCTGAAAATGGTGCCTTAGGCTACCAAAAGGCACTTTCTGAACAGCCAGACCTAATTATCAGTGATGTTATGATGCCAGTAATGGACGGAATTGAGTTTTGTGAAAAAGTAAAATCAGATATACGCACAAGTCATATACCATTTATATTATTGACCGCTCGGACTTCTTTAGTATATAAATACAATGGCTTGGAATCAGGAGCAGATGAATATTTAAGCAAACCATTTGAGTTGAAAGAATTACTGTTAAAATGCAAAAATATCATTAATACTCAGAAAAAGTTAAAGGAAAAGATTGTAGAGTCAGGGGAATTTCAACCCTCGGAAGCTGCTGTAAATTCCAGGGACGAAGAGATGATGAATGGAGCCATTCAGATTATTAAGAATAATCTTAAAAACGAATTTTTTGATATTCAGACTCTGTGCGAAGAGTTGGGGGTAAGTAGGTCATTGCTGTTTACAAAGTTTAAGGCGTGGACTAATCAGACACCTAATGACTTTATTTTAGGAATAAAAATGAAAAAAGCTGCTAGTATTATTGAGAAAGGAAATATTAATGTATCTGAAGTGGGCTATCAAATTGGATTTAAAAATCCCAACTATTTTTCAAAAGCATTTAAAAAATACCATGGATTAAGCCCAAAGGCTTACGCCCAAAAGTTTAAAGAAAGTTTGGGTATTTGA
- a CDS encoding beta-xylosidase, protein MNVKQIICGYTCTFLIMVLLWGCQSHGKNNKKEETIDQKVSNLVNLMTLEEKIAELTQDAPPNKRLGIPMMQYSECLHGLWLPGATVYPQAIALGSTWDPMAIKEMSTAIAKEARAANLTHCYSPNLDVITGDPRYGRVEESYGEDPYLVSRMGVAFIEGLQGTGHQKFDENHILATAKHFVAYPENRRGINGGFSDISKRRLYEVHLPPFEAAVKEAGVGSIMPGHQDLNGVPCHMNKWLIQELLRDQWGFDGFVVSDNNDISRLHHMHFIAESREEAAVMGLQTGVDMDLVIGKNPDDAAYNMKVLKDTLTNNPDLEKYVDNSVSRILKMKYKLGLFDQVNTDEVKPVVSTKESQELALSIAKKAVVLLKNDNDLLPLNVEEIKSIAVIGPNAHEEVKDGGKYTLLGGYAGIPPYYTSVLDGIKQKVGGKVKVNYAEGCKLKSSSKAGFPEAIDAARNSDVVILAIGGSTATCGEGGDRADLDLFGVQNELVQAIYETGKPIIAVLINGRPLTINYIAKNIPSVIESWYLGMRSGDALAEVIFGDYNPGGKLTVSFPRSVGQLPVTYLERPDFVGSGKGQYKFTEKSPLFPFGYGLSYTSFKYDNLVLEKESIKTNESTVVSVDVTNTGGRTGDEVVQMYVKDDFASVGRYNKMLKGFQRVTLKPGQTKTIKFELNSENLFLYDFNMNKVVEPGNFTIYIGSSSLEKDLKEIKLSVR, encoded by the coding sequence ATGAATGTAAAACAAATTATTTGTGGCTATACTTGCACTTTTTTAATAATGGTGCTTTTATGGGGGTGTCAATCTCACGGGAAGAATAACAAGAAGGAAGAAACTATTGACCAAAAAGTATCCAACCTTGTCAATTTGATGACGTTGGAGGAAAAAATAGCAGAACTTACTCAAGATGCACCGCCAAATAAGCGCTTGGGCATCCCGATGATGCAATATAGTGAATGCCTACATGGATTATGGTTGCCGGGGGCAACAGTCTATCCACAAGCAATTGCATTAGGATCTACTTGGGACCCAATGGCTATTAAAGAAATGTCTACTGCCATAGCTAAAGAAGCTAGGGCAGCTAACCTTACCCACTGTTATTCCCCCAATTTGGATGTCATTACTGGAGACCCTCGCTATGGAAGGGTAGAGGAGTCTTATGGGGAAGACCCCTATTTGGTCTCACGGATGGGGGTTGCTTTTATTGAGGGGTTGCAAGGAACAGGGCATCAAAAGTTTGATGAGAACCATATTTTGGCTACTGCTAAGCATTTTGTAGCCTACCCAGAAAATCGCAGAGGAATCAATGGAGGGTTCAGTGATATTTCAAAAAGACGCCTATATGAAGTACACCTTCCTCCATTTGAAGCGGCTGTGAAAGAAGCAGGTGTGGGTAGTATAATGCCAGGACATCAAGATCTAAATGGAGTCCCTTGCCACATGAATAAATGGTTGATTCAAGAGTTACTTAGGGATCAATGGGGCTTTGATGGATTTGTAGTCTCTGATAATAATGATATATCTAGGTTGCATCATATGCATTTTATTGCTGAATCTCGTGAGGAAGCCGCGGTCATGGGGTTACAGACTGGTGTAGATATGGATTTGGTTATCGGAAAAAATCCTGATGATGCAGCTTACAACATGAAGGTTTTGAAAGATACGTTGACCAATAACCCTGATTTAGAGAAATATGTGGACAATAGTGTTTCGCGAATATTGAAGATGAAATATAAACTTGGTCTCTTTGATCAGGTAAATACAGATGAAGTTAAACCTGTTGTTAGCACAAAGGAGAGTCAAGAACTGGCGTTGTCCATTGCAAAAAAAGCAGTGGTTTTACTTAAAAATGACAATGATCTTTTGCCTCTGAATGTGGAGGAAATCAAGTCTATTGCTGTGATAGGACCAAATGCCCATGAAGAAGTAAAGGATGGGGGAAAGTATACTCTTCTTGGGGGATATGCTGGAATTCCCCCCTACTATACTTCCGTATTGGATGGTATAAAACAAAAAGTGGGAGGCAAAGTAAAAGTCAACTATGCAGAGGGATGTAAACTTAAAAGTTCTTCAAAGGCAGGCTTTCCTGAAGCAATTGATGCTGCACGGAATTCGGATGTTGTGATACTGGCAATAGGAGGATCTACTGCTACTTGTGGAGAAGGAGGAGATAGAGCGGATTTAGATTTGTTTGGTGTTCAAAATGAACTTGTACAAGCTATATACGAAACAGGAAAACCTATTATAGCAGTATTGATCAATGGGCGGCCACTAACTATAAACTATATTGCAAAAAATATTCCATCAGTTATCGAAAGCTGGTATTTGGGTATGCGTAGTGGAGATGCTTTGGCCGAAGTTATTTTTGGAGATTATAACCCAGGAGGAAAATTAACTGTGTCATTCCCAAGATCAGTCGGTCAGCTTCCAGTGACTTATTTGGAAAGGCCTGATTTTGTGGGGTCTGGAAAAGGACAGTATAAGTTTACAGAAAAATCCCCACTTTTTCCATTCGGTTATGGGCTTAGTTATACTTCCTTCAAATATGATAATTTGGTTTTAGAAAAAGAGTCGATTAAAACAAATGAGAGCACGGTTGTTTCAGTGGATGTTACAAATACTGGTGGCAGGACAGGAGATGAAGTAGTTCAGATGTATGTAAAAGATGATTTTGCATCTGTTGGAAGATATAACAAAATGCTTAAAGGCTTCCAAAGGGTTACTTTGAAACCTGGTCAGACTAAAACTATAAAATTTGAATTAAATTCTGAAAATCTCTTTTTATATGATTTTAATATGAATAAGGTGGTTGAACCCGGAAACTTCACGATTTATATTGGGTCCTCTAGTCTTGAAAAGGATCTTAAAGAGATTAAGCTATCAGTTCGCTAA
- a CDS encoding cellulase family glycosylhydrolase, whose product MLNSQNRGVIITALLICFALPSLGQISHETRDKNGRHIIPRGFVINTNDAVGELFYTSDDYLRMVRMGANYQVIRLELGKLSDFPGCTLDHAYLQKLDTLVSLGQEHGMKTVFKMTVYGVKHFSWEDFWKNNNDEHNTYIEAWRTIWERYRNQEAVVGYDLVNEPRKESMDISYDDLTTEYLVPLYQKIIDESQKEDPDKLMYCQAIFMNKGDAINHNQYAEITAAINRENVVFTPHIYQNRKEWIKPTMMRFVKEASLQKGPMLIGEWGFPTFQTTDSSAAEQRNYMDFYIHTVNLFDSLGVGTIKAWFSGNRKYQNFLSGGRSTWAIFSDPIGVGTVERKYITDIIARPYPQAIAGDIFSFRFDFATRTLKVNLVSDNSKGISKIFIGANRHYPDGFSIAIGDELILVHNPLISKALKVVKNELHIDSANFIWDESKQQFTVLAWPEDEAHLELRVEPGIQK is encoded by the coding sequence ATGTTGAACAGTCAGAATAGAGGGGTGATCATAACAGCTTTACTAATATGTTTTGCTTTACCATCACTAGGGCAAATTAGCCACGAAACAAGAGACAAAAATGGCCGCCATATTATTCCCCGTGGTTTTGTGATCAATACCAATGATGCGGTGGGAGAATTGTTTTATACCTCGGATGATTATTTGAGAATGGTTCGCATGGGAGCCAACTATCAGGTGATTCGGTTGGAACTGGGCAAGTTAAGTGATTTTCCAGGCTGTACACTTGACCATGCTTATCTGCAAAAACTAGATACCCTGGTAAGCCTAGGGCAAGAACATGGAATGAAGACGGTTTTTAAAATGACCGTTTATGGTGTGAAACATTTCAGTTGGGAAGATTTTTGGAAAAATAATAATGATGAGCACAATACATATATTGAAGCTTGGAGAACGATTTGGGAGCGTTATAGAAACCAAGAGGCTGTAGTAGGTTATGATCTGGTGAATGAGCCTAGAAAAGAGTCGATGGATATTTCTTACGATGATTTGACAACCGAATATTTGGTTCCACTTTACCAAAAAATTATTGATGAAAGTCAGAAGGAGGATCCAGATAAGCTGATGTATTGTCAGGCCATTTTCATGAACAAGGGAGACGCAATCAACCACAACCAATATGCTGAAATTACTGCTGCCATCAATCGGGAAAATGTGGTGTTTACACCTCATATATATCAAAACAGGAAGGAATGGATAAAGCCGACCATGATGCGTTTTGTGAAGGAAGCTTCACTCCAAAAAGGGCCGATGTTAATCGGAGAATGGGGATTTCCTACCTTTCAGACCACCGATTCCTCAGCAGCTGAGCAGCGTAATTATATGGACTTTTATATCCACACTGTTAACTTATTTGACAGTTTGGGAGTAGGGACCATCAAAGCCTGGTTTTCCGGAAATCGAAAATATCAAAACTTCCTTTCTGGAGGTCGATCGACCTGGGCGATATTTAGTGATCCCATTGGAGTAGGTACGGTAGAACGCAAATATATTACTGATATCATTGCCCGTCCCTATCCACAAGCCATTGCTGGGGATATTTTTTCCTTTAGGTTTGATTTTGCCACAAGAACACTAAAGGTCAACTTGGTATCAGATAATAGTAAAGGCATTTCCAAAATTTTTATCGGAGCCAATAGACATTATCCGGATGGGTTCTCAATTGCGATAGGAGATGAGTTGATTTTGGTGCATAACCCCTTAATCAGTAAGGCTTTGAAGGTGGTCAAAAATGAGTTGCATATAGATAGTGCCAATTTTATATGGGATGAATCCAAGCAGCAATTTACGGTATTGGCTTGGCCCGAAGATGAGGCTCATTTGGAGCTTAGGGTAGAACCGGGCATTCAAAAATAA
- a CDS encoding YhdH/YhfP family quinone oxidoreductase: MKSKVTFKAYRVHENESGFIRSVEDTLIEPIDQGELLVRVCYSSLNYKDALSATGNKGVTRSFPHTPGIDAAGIVEESKDSQFSIGDKVIVTSYDLGMNTDGGFAEYIRVPAHWVLKLPDGLSMKESMAYGTAGLTAGMSVWKLSQSVKKEDGKIVVSGATGGVGALSVSILSKLGYAVIAITGKESERGNLIQLGAEDVILRNEFENNGGKPLLKTTFAGGIDTVGGVILENIIKSTQQLGCVTCCGNVASPKLELTVFPFILRGISLIGIDSQNFPMTQRKEIWQKLSDEWKIPDLSNRVDEIGLNRLDENIDKILKGQLKKRVVIKI; this comes from the coding sequence ATGAAAAGTAAAGTAACATTTAAAGCTTATCGTGTGCATGAAAATGAAAGTGGCTTTATCAGATCCGTAGAGGACACCCTCATTGAACCCATCGACCAGGGGGAATTGCTTGTACGAGTATGCTACAGCTCTTTAAATTATAAAGATGCATTATCTGCTACAGGAAATAAAGGTGTAACTAGATCCTTTCCTCACACTCCCGGTATTGATGCTGCTGGAATAGTGGAAGAAAGTAAGGATAGTCAATTTAGTATAGGAGATAAAGTGATTGTCACCAGCTATGATTTAGGAATGAATACTGATGGAGGGTTCGCAGAATATATTCGAGTACCAGCCCATTGGGTTTTGAAACTTCCTGATGGGCTGTCAATGAAGGAGTCGATGGCTTATGGTACAGCAGGGTTGACCGCTGGGATGTCAGTTTGGAAATTAAGCCAATCGGTAAAAAAGGAAGATGGGAAAATAGTGGTCTCAGGTGCTACCGGTGGTGTAGGGGCTTTAAGTGTATCCATATTATCAAAATTAGGTTATGCGGTTATTGCTATTACCGGAAAGGAAAGTGAAAGGGGGAATTTAATCCAACTTGGTGCTGAAGATGTTATCCTCAGGAATGAATTTGAAAATAACGGCGGTAAGCCACTATTAAAAACAACTTTTGCAGGAGGAATAGACACTGTAGGAGGAGTGATTCTGGAAAATATCATTAAAAGTACTCAGCAACTAGGGTGCGTTACTTGTTGTGGCAATGTTGCTTCCCCAAAATTGGAACTGACAGTTTTCCCATTCATATTAAGGGGAATTTCTTTAATAGGTATTGACTCTCAGAATTTCCCTATGACTCAGAGAAAAGAGATTTGGCAAAAACTTTCAGATGAATGGAAAATTCCTGATTTAAGTAATAGAGTCGATGAAATAGGGTTAAATCGTTTGGATGAAAATATTGACAAAATATTAAAAGGACAGTTAAAGAAAAGGGTTGTAATCAAAATTTAA
- a CDS encoding helix-turn-helix domain-containing protein, translating to MKKSYCPIDTFINVIKGKRKGTIILHLAQSEKRYGELSALLPDISDRMLSKQLKELEVDGIIYRTVFPEIPPKVIYSLTKMGREIHPTLKTMFKSGILFEKWIDENLLLNH from the coding sequence ATGAAAAAAAGTTATTGTCCCATAGACACATTTATTAATGTTATTAAAGGAAAAAGAAAAGGTACAATAATATTGCACCTTGCTCAAAGTGAAAAACGTTATGGGGAGTTAAGTGCGCTATTACCAGACATCAGTGACCGAATGCTGTCAAAACAGTTAAAAGAGTTAGAAGTAGATGGTATTATTTACCGAACTGTATTTCCTGAAATACCTCCCAAGGTAATTTATAGTCTTACAAAAATGGGGAGAGAAATTCATCCAACCTTAAAGACAATGTTTAAATCAGGAATTCTCTTTGAAAAATGGATAGATGAAAACCTCCTTTTAAACCATTAA
- a CDS encoding FGGY-family carbohydrate kinase, giving the protein MMPLPVIAIFDIGKTNKKFFLFDEEMNEVKQEYYKIPLTKDEDGFECDDLPVLTEWIKATVDGICKSSAYELKGVNFSTYGATFVHLDEDGQPLTPLYNYLKEVPQVIIDEFYQSYPEETNSLETASPSLGMLNSGLQLYWLKKTQPDLFSKIKSSLHFPQYLSYLFTGKAVSEPTSIGCHTRLWDFQKREYHDWVKQEGIDRVLPEIVPTSQTYPSELCGHEVQVGVGIHDSSSALASYLVRIKEPFLLISTGTWSISLNPFTQDPLTMEELDNDCLNFLSIDGNPVKASRFFMGYEFNYQIDRINKHYNKPEKYYKNVEADRSILQPIKDGAVTNTFCPKHIAETPLVKSLFGGNEWNPEGFDSFEEAYHHLIWGLTLLQVASLKLAKGSSKINKVFIDGGFVHNEVFMELLRHYLHDCELEFSDFPLGSAYGAALVLK; this is encoded by the coding sequence ATGATGCCATTACCGGTAATAGCCATATTTGACATAGGAAAAACGAATAAGAAATTCTTCTTGTTCGATGAAGAGATGAATGAGGTCAAGCAGGAATACTACAAAATTCCTTTGACCAAAGATGAAGATGGTTTTGAATGTGATGATTTGCCTGTATTGACCGAATGGATTAAAGCTACAGTAGATGGAATTTGCAAATCTTCAGCTTATGAACTGAAAGGAGTGAACTTCTCTACCTATGGGGCTACTTTTGTTCACCTGGATGAAGATGGTCAGCCTTTGACACCACTTTATAATTATTTGAAAGAAGTACCTCAGGTGATTATTGATGAGTTTTACCAAAGTTATCCTGAAGAAACCAATAGCTTGGAAACTGCTTCCCCATCCTTGGGGATGTTGAATTCTGGATTACAGCTATATTGGTTGAAAAAGACCCAACCTGATTTATTTTCAAAGATCAAATCTTCCTTGCATTTTCCACAATACCTGAGTTACCTCTTTACTGGAAAAGCAGTCAGTGAGCCGACATCCATAGGCTGTCATACGCGGCTTTGGGACTTTCAGAAGAGGGAATATCATGATTGGGTAAAGCAAGAAGGGATAGACAGGGTCTTGCCTGAAATTGTACCTACAAGCCAGACTTACCCCAGTGAGCTTTGCGGCCATGAGGTGCAAGTAGGTGTAGGAATCCATGACAGCTCCTCTGCTTTGGCTTCCTATTTGGTAAGGATCAAAGAGCCTTTTTTGTTGATATCCACAGGGACATGGAGTATATCTTTGAATCCTTTTACCCAAGATCCATTGACGATGGAGGAATTGGATAACGACTGCTTGAATTTTTTGAGTATTGATGGTAATCCGGTGAAAGCGTCCCGCTTTTTTATGGGCTATGAGTTTAATTACCAGATTGATAGAATCAACAAGCATTATAACAAGCCAGAAAAATATTACAAGAATGTCGAGGCGGACAGGTCCATTCTTCAGCCTATTAAAGATGGGGCCGTCACAAATACTTTTTGCCCAAAGCATATTGCAGAAACACCCTTGGTGAAATCACTCTTTGGAGGAAATGAATGGAATCCTGAGGGTTTTGACTCCTTTGAGGAAGCATATCACCACTTGATTTGGGGATTGACATTGTTGCAGGTGGCATCATTGAAATTAGCCAAAGGAAGCTCTAAGATTAACAAAGTTTTTATAGATGGCGGTTTTGTCCATAACGAAGTATTTATGGAACTGCTGAGGCACTACCTGCATGATTGTGAATTGGAATTTTCCGATTTTCCACTGGGTTCAGCTTATGGAGCCGCTTTAGTGTTAAAGTAG